One Nitrospira sp. genomic window, AGGCGCCGGTATGGCAAAACGCGTCCAACACGCGCTTTCCCTTGGCATAGACGGCCGCAGCCAACCGATTCTCACGCTGATCGCAGAACCAGCCGGTTTTTTGGCCCTCCGCAAAATCGACCGTGAACTGAGCCTTGCCCTCATGGATCTGCACCGTCGTGGGCCCGTCACCGCGAAGAAATCCTTTCGCCAACGGCAGCCCTTCCAACGCCCGGCTTTTCGCATCGTTGCGCAGATAGACGGTCTTCACTCCTGCCTCTTGCACCAGGAGGTCACCCAAAAGTTCTTTCCGCACATCCATGCCGTAACCGAGCGCCTGCATCACCGCGACATCGGCAAACCGGTCCACCACCAGCCCCGGCAACAGATCACTCTCGCCATGGACCAGACGGCAGGCATTCGCATGGAGCGTGACCATGCCGCGAAGGGCAACGGCAGCTTGAAGACGCGCGGCAAAAAAGGCCTCGTCGATCACGTCCTCCTGGAAGGTGAGTAAGCGGACACGGATTTTCGAATGCGGGTTGTACAGGCCACGCCCCAGAAATCGTTTCCGGTGTGTGTACACATCAACCAGATCACCGGGAGCCGGCGTACCTAGCACCTCGGCGACATTGGTCTCGAATATCCAAAGATGCCCGTAATAACGCGGCTGATCACGTTCTGCAGTGAGGAGAATTTTTGCGGTCGAACCGGTGACAAGATGAGTCATGGTGATCCGTGTATCCAAATATCAATGAGCATCGCCGCGACGCAGCGAACGGCACCCGAGGGTGCCTGAAACAATGCAGCGAAGCAACCGGGGCACCGAAGGCGTGCGATGCAGCCGCTTTGCTTGACCTTCCCCCACACCTATGGTTTGCTGCGAGAAGCGCCGACAGCGACGGTGAGCTACAAGGAGCGGCTGACATCTATGACCACACACACGATTGGCACCGCAGTTTTGGATCGACTTCATCGCCTGGGCGTCCGCCATATGTTCGGCATTCCCGGCGACTACGTACTGGGCCTCTATAAACTGATGGAGTCCTCGCCGATTCAACATGTGGCTACGACCCGGGAAGATTGCGCCGGCTTTGCCGCCGACGCCTACGCCCGCATCAACGGCATCGGTGCCCTCTGCGTCACCTATTGTGTCGGGGGACTCAACACCGTCAACGCGATTGCCTGTGCCTATGCCGAACGGTCACCGGTCGTGTTGCTGACCGGATCACCCGGCCTGTCGGAGCGGGCCCGCAACCCCTACCTCCATCACATGGTGCGCGAGTTTTCGACCCAGCGTGAGGTGTTTGAGAAAATGACGGTTGCGGCAGTCAGCCTGGAAGATCCGCTGACGGCAGAGCGTGAAATGGATCGCGCCTTTGCGGCACTGCTGCGGTATCGCCGCCCGATCTATCTCGAAATCCCTCGCGACATGGTGCATGTGCCGTTGGCGTACACGTCTCACAAGACCAGCACTGTGGACGAACCGACCGACAAGGCTGCATTGCGCGAAGCCCTGGCCGAAGTCCGCACCATGTTGGAATCGGCCAAACGTCCGGTGATTCTGGCGGGCGCCGAAGTCGGCCGGTTCGGACTCCACGATGAGCTGACCACCCTCGTCGAGCGATTGAATGTGCCGATCGCGTCAACGCTCCTCGGCAAGTCGATTATTCGGGAGGACCATCCGCTGTACGTCGGTGTCTACAGCGGCCTGGTGGCCCGCGATGAAGTGAAAGAGTTCGTCAACCAGACCGATTGCCTCCTGATCCTGGGATCAATTTTGTCCGACGTCGAAGATTTAGATGCCCGCAGCGCCCTGTTCTCCGATGGACACACCATCCATGCCACGGCGGATCGGGTGGCGATCAAGCATCATCGGTATGACTCCATTTTATTCGAGGATTTCGTGAAGGGATTGGCCAAGGCGTCACTGCCGTCGTTCCCCTCTCCACAGTTGCCGGCGACTGCCAAGCCCGAGGAGCCGATGCCGCCGGCCCAGGCCGCGGTCAGCCTGCATGGCGTATTCCGCCATCTCGATACCGTGCTGCAGGAAAAAACGCTCGTCATCGCCGACGTGGGGGAATCGCTCTTTGCCTCCGTCGACCTGCACGTCCACCGGCGCTTTGAATTTCTGTCGCCGGCTTACTATACGTCGATGGGCTTCGCCGTCCCGGCAGCCATCGGGGCAGGGTTCGCCGATCCGTCCCTCCGGCCCATCGTCCTCGTCGGGGATGGGGCGTTTCAAATGACGGGATCGGAACTGGCCACCGCCGTGAGGTATCGGCAGGCTCCGGTGGTCATCGTGTTGAATAATCATGGCTATTCCACCGAACGTGAGATTCTGGAAGGCCCGTTCAACGACATCCATGAATGGCGCTACGAACGGATCTGCGAACTCATCGGCGGCGGACAGGGCTCGCGGGTCTCCACCCATGGGGAATTCGTTGAAACGCTGGCCAAGGCCCTGGCCGATCCCAGCCAGCCCTACGTCATCAACGTTCTGCTGGATCCGTCGGACCGTTCCCCAGCCATGATGCGCCTCGCCAGACGGCTGGCCAAGCGACTCTCTACCGACCGACCGTAACGAGCATTCCCACCCTCCCGGCTGGCATCGAGACTAGGGCGGCTCTACATCTTTCCGCATCCTGCTAGGCCTGTTTCACCCTGATACAGCGCGGTGTTAAGCCCTTTCCCCCATTGATTCTCCA contains:
- a CDS encoding alpha-keto acid decarboxylase family protein; this translates as MTTHTIGTAVLDRLHRLGVRHMFGIPGDYVLGLYKLMESSPIQHVATTREDCAGFAADAYARINGIGALCVTYCVGGLNTVNAIACAYAERSPVVLLTGSPGLSERARNPYLHHMVREFSTQREVFEKMTVAAVSLEDPLTAEREMDRAFAALLRYRRPIYLEIPRDMVHVPLAYTSHKTSTVDEPTDKAALREALAEVRTMLESAKRPVILAGAEVGRFGLHDELTTLVERLNVPIASTLLGKSIIREDHPLYVGVYSGLVARDEVKEFVNQTDCLLILGSILSDVEDLDARSALFSDGHTIHATADRVAIKHHRYDSILFEDFVKGLAKASLPSFPSPQLPATAKPEEPMPPAQAAVSLHGVFRHLDTVLQEKTLVIADVGESLFASVDLHVHRRFEFLSPAYYTSMGFAVPAAIGAGFADPSLRPIVLVGDGAFQMTGSELATAVRYRQAPVVIVLNNHGYSTEREILEGPFNDIHEWRYERICELIGGGQGSRVSTHGEFVETLAKALADPSQPYVINVLLDPSDRSPAMMRLARRLAKRLSTDRP
- a CDS encoding class I SAM-dependent rRNA methyltransferase, which translates into the protein MTHLVTGSTAKILLTAERDQPRYYGHLWIFETNVAEVLGTPAPGDLVDVYTHRKRFLGRGLYNPHSKIRVRLLTFQEDVIDEAFFAARLQAAVALRGMVTLHANACRLVHGESDLLPGLVVDRFADVAVMQALGYGMDVRKELLGDLLVQEAGVKTVYLRNDAKSRALEGLPLAKGFLRGDGPTTVQIHEGKAQFTVDFAEGQKTGWFCDQRENRLAAAVYAKGKRVLDAFCHTGAFGVQAALAGAQSVEGLDVSAAAVALAQAHAEQNHVAVICHYRQADAFDELRALERNQQRYDLVILDPPAFARSKKAVPHALAGYKDVNLRGLRLLQPGGVLVSCSCSQPVSDDDFWKMLQSAARDANRQIRLLEQRGQGPDHPVLAGMPETRYLKCFIVQVL